The segment CGCCCTAAGCGACAGGAACGCGCCGTCGAGGTTGATCCCGAGCACCCGGCGCCACTCGGCGAAGTCCAGTTCGGCGATGGGCGAGCCGCTGGCCACGCCTGCGTTGAGCACCGCATGGTCCAGGCCCGTCAGATGGGGCTCCACCGCCGCCCAGTGCGCCTCATCGGCGACATCGCCGACCAGCCGTGTGACGGGGCAGGGTACATCCAGCGCTTCAAGGGCGGCGGCGTCGCGGTCAGTCACCACCAGGCGGCCGGCACCCGCCGCTGCGAGCAGGCGGGCGGTTGCGGCGCCAATGCCGCTGCCGGCCCCGGTGACCAGTATCGTTTTGCCGGAGAACTGGAGCCTGTCCATGACCCGGCCGGCTAGTGCGCTCAGGCGGCGTTGTCGATCCCGAGATCGCCGAGCTTGCGGTAAAGGGTGGATCGGCCGATCCCCAAGCGGCGCGCGACTTCGGTCATGCGCCCGCGATAGTGCCCGATGGCAAGGCGGATGACGTCTGCCTCGATCTCGTCGAGCGGGCGCAGGTTACCGTCGGCGGTGTAAAGCATCACGCCCACGCCCTCGTGCCGGGGGTCGCGCAGGTCGGCGGGCTGGCCGAGCATGTCGGACAGCTGCGGAAAGCAGTCGGCAGTCAGCGCGTCACCATCGCAGAACACGGCTGCGCGAAACAGCACCGTTTGCAGCTGGCGCACGTTGCCCGGCCAATCGAATGCGGCGAGCAGGGACAGCGCCCCGTCGGTGATGGTCAGCTTACGCAGGCCGGGCTGCTCGCCGATGCGGGCCAGGAAGTGGCGGGCAAGGGCGGGGATGTCGCCGGTCCGCTCCCGCAAAGGGGGCAGGGTGATGGTCACTGGCGCCAGGACCTCGTGCAGAGCCGGGTGAAAATACCCCGCGGTCCCGAGCGCGCCGACTGGCAGGTTGCTGGCGGACAGCACGCGCAGGTCGATGCGGAACCCGTGCCGCGCGCCGACCGGGCGCACCACGCCGGTCGCCAGCACCTCCGCCAGCCGTTCCTGCAGGTCCAGCGGCAGGCGGTCCACCTCGTCGAGTAACAGCGTGCCGCCGTCGCACTGCTGCAGCGCGCCGATCTGCCGCTCGAACGCGCCGGGAAAAGCGTTGGGTTCGTGCCCGAACAGGACCGACTCGATCGAATTGGTGGGCACGGCGCGGGCGTTGATCAGGCGGAAGGGCGCCTTGGCGCGCGGAGAGGCGGCGTGCATCGCGCGCACCAGCATCTCCTTGCCCGATCCGCTCTCCCCCTCGATCAGCACGTTGCCGTGACCGCGGGCGGTCTTCGCCGCCTTGGCCAACGCCGCGCGAAAGTTCGGCGCGTTGCCGATCATCGCATCGAAATCGAGCACCTGGCCCAGCTTTTCTGTCAACGGCTGCAGTTCGTCGCGGGGCGACTCGCGCTTGGTGGCGCTGCGCAGCGCCTGCATCAGCCGGTCGGGCGCGACGGGCTTGATCAGATAATCGGTCGCACCGGCCCGCATCGCCTCGACGGCGAGCAGCGGAGACGCGCTGGCAGTGAGCATCAGGACAGGGAGAGCGGGGCGGCGGGCCTTCAGTTCCTCGATCAGCTGGCAGGCGTCGTCACCCGGCACCCACTGGTCGAGGATGATGGCCGAAAGCTGCATCCCCTGCCGGGTGCCCAGCGTCGCGATCGCGGTCTCCGCATCGGTAACCACCAGCGTCCGCCAGCCCTCGCGCGCGGCGAGCGCCGAGATCAGGCGGCTCTGCGCCGGCTCGTCGTCGATCAACATCAGCAGGCGATCGTCGTCTTCGGTCATTGTCCCACCCGTCCCACGTCGAAACAGAACGACCGATTACGGGACAGGGGTAAAGGTCGGCTTAAGACTTGCGGGCGGGCTTGAGCACGCGCGTGCGGCGCGATAGGAAGCGGGCCAATCCAGCAAACGAAGCTACGGGGACTGAAGATGGCCGCAGGCAACGACATGAAGGCGCACCGGGGCACGTACGGCAGCTTTATCGCGCTGCTGAAATGGAGCGTGCCGCTCCTGGCGGCGATCGCGGCGATCGTCGTCCTGATCATCGCCAGCTGACCGCGCCGGCGTTGCGCATCGCTGTCCTTCGGGAAACCGCCCCCGCGGAAACCCGCGTCGCGCTCACTCCCGAAACCGCCCGGAAGTTCATCGCCCTGGGCGCGACCGTCGCCGTGGAGAGCGGGGCAGGGATTGCAGCGAGCATCACCGATGCAGCCTATGCCGAAGCGGGCGTGCAAGTCGGCGATACCGCGCAGACAATGTCAGGCGCGGATATCGTCATGGCGGTCCAGGCGCCCGATCCGGCGGCGCTGGCGGGCGCGAACCCCGGCGCGTTGGTCGCCGCGACGTTTGACCCGTTTGGCAGGCGCGAGCGGGTCGATGCCTATGCGGCCGCAGGGTTCGAGGCGCTGGCGATGGAGTTCATGCCGCGCATCACCCGCGCCCAGAGCATGGACGTGCTCTCCAGCCAGTCCAACCTCGCCGGGTACAAGGCGGTGATCGCAGCGGCCGACGTGTATGGCCGGGCGTTTCCGATGATGATGACAGCCGCGGGCACCGTGCAGGCGGCCAAGGTGTTCGTGATGGGCGTGGGCGTGGCGGGCCTGCAGGCGATCGCGACCGCGCGGCGGTTGGGAGCGCAAGTCTCCGCCACCGATGTCCGCTCGGCAACCCGGGAGCAGATCCAGTCCCTGGGCGCCAAGCCGGTGTTCGTCGAGAACGTCGCCGGGATCGAAGGCGAAGGCAGCGGCGGCTACGCGACCGAGATGAGCGCGGAATATCAGCAGGCGCAGGCTGGACTGGTCAGCGGGCATCTGGCCAAACAGGACATCGTGGTGACCACGGCGCTGATCCCCGGGCGCGCGGCCCCGCGGCTGATCTCGGACGCGCAGATCGCAACCATGAAGCCGGGCAGCGTGATCTTCGATCTGGCCGTGGCGCAGGGCGGCAATGTCGAAGGATCGGTCGCTGACCAGATGGTGGAGAAGCACGGGGTCAAGATCATCGGTTTCGCCAACACGCCCGCGACCGTGCCGGCCGACGCCAGCGCGCTGTATGCGCGCAACCTGTACAACTTCCTGTCTGCGTTCTGGGACAAGGATCAGGGCCGGCCGGTACTCGACGCCGAGATCGGCGATGCCGTGCGGCTGACCCGCGGCGGAGCAGTCGTGAACGAGCGCCTCCTGGAACGCGGCGCATGAGGGATGACCTCATCAATACCGGTCGCCGCGAAATCGAGAAAGTCACCAAGCTGCGCGACGCGGTCGCGCGTCAGATACCCTCCGGTGAGACGATCCTGCATCAGCAAGAGGACGGCAGCGAACACATTGCCGTGACCGACCGGCGGCTGGTCATCACCAAGGTGGGAAATTGGCTGGGGGAGCGTTCGGAGTCCGTCCCCCTCGGTGCGATCACCGGGTTTTCGACCCACATGAAGGACGGCATGGTGACCACATTGCAGCTCGCCGTCCCCGGGCGGACGATGGGAGAGCTCATGCTTAGCGGCGATGATCTGTCACGGGTTATGACGGCGCTGGTGCTGGCGATGCCAAGCTATGGAAGGGCAAGCTGATGGATTTCGTCGCGATCCTGTCGATCTTCGTGCTGGCCTGCTTCGTCGGCTATTACGTCGTGTGGTCGGTCACCCCGGCGCTGCACACGCCGCTGATGGCGGTGACGAACGCGATCTCGTCCGTGATTATCGTCGGCGCGCTGATCGCCAGCGCCGCGGCGGGGAGTTTCAGTTCCAAGTGGCTCGGGCTCGCGGCGGTGGCGTTGGCCAGCGTCAACATCTTCGGCGGGTTCGCGGTCACCGCGCGGATGCTGGCGATGTACAAGAAAAAGGATCGCTGAGGTGACGCTCCAGCCGGTCCGCACCGCCGACCTGTCGATCGTGGCCGACGCGGCGCACGCGGTGAACCCGTGGGTGGCGCTGGCGTACCTCGCGGCAGGCGTGCTGTTCATCCTCGCGCTGCGCGGCCTTTCTTCGCCCGCGACCAGCCAGCGCGGCAACCGCTTCGGCATGGCCGGCATGCTGATCGCGGTCGTCACGACACTGGTGACGCACGTGCCGTACAGCGACATGTGCGCTGGCGGTGCGGTGGCGACCGCCGGTGACGAGTTTAGGTTGTGCCAAGATGTGTTGCGGGTGGACTGGGTCACGGTGGCCGAGATCATCGCCGCCATCGCGCTGGGCGGCGCGGTCGGGTGGATCATCGCCCGGCGCATCGCCATGACCGCGATGCCGCAACTCGTCGCCGCGTTCCACAGCCTGGTGGGTCTCGCCGCGGTGCTGGTGGCGGTGGCGGCGTTCCTCAATCCCGGCGCGTTCGGCATCCTGGGCATGGACGGCAACATCCTGCGCGTCAGCCGGATCGAGATGCTGCTCGGCGCCGCGATCGGTGCGATCACGTTTTCCGGATCGGTCATCGCGTTCGCCAAACTCAACGGCAACATGAGCGGCAAGCCGATCCTGTTGCCCGGTCGCCATACGATCAACCTGGGCGCGCTGGTCGCAATCCTGGGGCTGACGGGGGCTTACATGCTCACCGCGGACGCCGGTCCGGGCGAGGGGGCGCTGTTCTGGATCGTGCTGGCGCTCGCCTTTGCGATCGGCTTCCTGCTGATCATCCCGATCGGAGGGGCGGACATGCCGGTCGTGGTGTCGATGCTCAACAGCTATTCGGGCTGGGCGGCGGCGGCGATGGGGTTCACCCTGCACAACACCGCGATGATCATCACCGGCGCGCTGGTCGGCAGCTCGGGCGCGATCCTCAGCTACATCATGTGCCGGGCGATGAACCGCAGCTTCATCTCGGTGATCGCCGGCGGGTTCGGGGCCGACGCCGCCGTCGCGGGCGAGGCGAAGGAGCAGCGGCCATACAAGTCGGGCAGCGCGGAAGACGCCGCTTACATGCTGGAGCAGGCGGAAAAGGTCATCATCATCCCCGGCTACGGCATGGCGGTCGCGCAGGCGCAGCACGCCCTGCGCGAGATGGGCGACAAGCTGAAGGCCAAGGGCGTGGAGGTGAAGTATGCGATCCATCCCGTGGCGGGACGGATGCCCGGGCACATGAACGTCCTGCTGGCCGAAGCTCAGGTGCCGTATGACGAGGTGTTCGAGCTGGAAGACATCAACTCGGAATTTTCCCAGGCCGACGTGGCGTTCGTGATCGGCGCCAACGACGTGGTCAATCCTGCGGCGAAGACCGACAAGTCTTCGCCCATCTACGGCATGCCGGTATTCGATGTGGGCAACGCCAAACAGGTGTTCTTCATCAAGCGTTCAATGGGCGGGGTGGGGTACGCCGGGGTCGACAACGACGTGTTTTACCTCGACCAGACGATGATGCTGCTCGCCGATGCGAAGAAGATGGTCGAGAACATCGTGAAGGCGCTCGATTGATGCGCGCCGCGCTTTCCCTCACCGCGCTGGCGCTTGCCACTGGCGGCTGCGTGCAGACGATCGCGGAAAGCCGCGTACGCTCGGCGCTGGTCGACGCCGGCCTCTCTGAACGCAACGCCGATTGCATGGCCGGGCGGATGGTCGATCGGTTGACGATCGACCAACTGCGCAAGCTGGAAGCGCTCAAGGCGCGGGCAGGCGAGCGCGACAAGCCGGTGACGATCGGCGAATATGTCGAACGCGTCCGACGGGTGGGCGACAGCGAGGTCGTCGCGGTCACCGCCAGTTCTGCCGGCTTGTGCGCGGTGGGCCTCGGCTAGCTGCCTTTCACCACCGGCAGTTCGCCCTTGAACGAGAATTCGCCAAACGCGTTGTCGCAGGCGTTGAATTTGCTGAAGACGGCCTGGACGTCGTCGGAGAACGTCAGCCGGACGTCGAGCGTGCACTCCTTCTTGTCGAAGTGGACAGTGTGACTTTCACCCGGCCTGACAGGCTTGTTCTCCCGCTCTTCCATCACCTCTTCGCCTACCCAGGCACCCTGGCCGGCGCTGCTGAGTTCGACGGCCTTGACCGTCTTGCCGGTCTTGTTGACCAGCACGAAATCCCACGCCTCGGCTTGCGCAGGCGCGGCGGCGGCCAGCAGCGCGGCGCCGATCAGTAACTTGGCAGTCATGATGTTGCTCCTCCCCTGGAACGGCTCCGATCGTGCGCTTTTGGAGCGAGTCTGGCAAGAACGCGTTCGCCGTTGACTAACATGCCTGTCAGTAGCAGCTTGCGTGCCATGAGGATGACCCCAATCGCCATCTTGGCGCTCGCCACCGCGGCTGCTCCCGCACTTGCCGCAACGCACACGATCGCCCCCGGCGATGGCGCGCAGGAGCGGCTGCAGGAGGCGCTGATCACCGCGCAGCCGGGCGACGAGGTGGTGCTGGGCGCGGGGCGTTTCGCGCTCGAAGACGGGCTCAGTCTGGATGTCGACAATGTCACCGTGCGCGGCGCGGGGATGAACGCGACAGTGCTCGATTTCACCAGCCAAAAGGGGTCGGGTGAGGGGCTGCTGGTCACGTCCGACAAGGTCACCTTGCGCGATTTCGCGGTCGAGAACCCGAAGGGCGACGGCATCAAGTCGAAGGGCGCGGACGACATCGTCTACCAGCGGGTGCGCGTGACCTGGACCGGCGGTCCGAAGGAGACCAACGGGGCCTATGGCCTCTACCCGGTCGAGAGCACCGGGGTGCTCATCGCCGAGTGCGAAGTTTCGGGTGCCTCCGACGCAGGGATCTATGTCGGCCAATCGAAGGCGATCACCGTGCGCGGCAACGTGGCGCGGTTCAATGTCGCCGGGATCGAGATCGAGAACAGCCGCGACGCACTGGTGGAGGCGAACTACGTCACCGGCAACACCGGCGGGATACTGGTGTTCGACCTGCCCAGCCTGCCGGTGATGGGCGGCGGGAACACCGTGGTGCGCGACAACCTGGTGGCGGGTAACACCACCGCCAACTTTGCACCGAAGGGCAACATCGTTGCCGGCGTCCGCCGCGGCACCGGGGTGATGGTGATGGCCAACGACGGCGTCCTGATCGAAGGCAACACCATCCTCGACAATCCGACCGCGCCGGTCATGGTGGTCGCGTATCCGATGCCGTTCACCGACACGACCTATAACCCGTACCCGCGCAACGTGACGGTCGGCGTCAACCGCGTCGATGCGGGCGGCACCGATCCGCAGTTCGAAGGCAAGGAGCAGCTACTGGCGGCCTTTGGCGGCGCGCTGCCGCCGGTGCTGTGGGATGGGCTGGCCCAGCCCGGCACCACCGCGTTGCGGGTCGATCCCTCGATCAAGGGATGGACGTTGGGACTGTCCGGGCAAGGTCAGGGGCTGGATGTCACGAACATCAAGCCTGGTCCACTTCAGGTGTCCGCGCCCGATGGAGCGCAAGTGTTGACGGGTTATGGTGCGCCGGCGAGCCTGGAGGCCCGGCTGGCCACGTGATCCGCAACGCCGTTCTGGGACTGGCGCTGCTGTCTGCAGCCGCCGCCGTGACGCACGCCGCCGCGCCCGTTGCGGTGCCGAACGATGCGGCGATCACCGGCGACGGATCCCCGAAGACTCTGTCCGAATTCGGATTTTTCGCAGATGCCGCAGCGCAAACCCCGGCGGCGCGCGTTACCGGGTATCGGCTGAATACCCCGCTATGGTCGGATGGCGCGGAGAAGCTGCGCTTCGTCTACCTTCCTGCCGGCGCACAAGCGAGGGCGGACGGCGAGAATCTGCTCCAGCTCCCGGTCGGCGCGGCGCTCATTAAAACCTTCGCGTTCGAGGAGAACGGCAGGCGCCGGCTGATCGAAACGCGCGTGCTGCTCCACCGCGACAGCGGGTGGGTCGCGCTGCCGTACTTGTGGAATGCCGAGCAGACCGAGGCGAAGCTGGCGCTCGCCGGCGCTCGGGTGCCGGTTACCACGCCCGCCGGTGACGCGATCGAGTACCGCGTCCCCAACAAAAACCAGTGCAAGGACTGTCACGGGCTGAACGGCGCGGTGATCCCCATCGGTCCCAAGGCGCGCAACCTGTCCGCCGCATGGCTGAAGGATTTTGCCGCCAGCGGAATGCTCGATGACGCCCCGCAGGTCAGCCGTCCGCTGCCTGTGTGGGAGAACCACGCTGCGGCAACCGCCGCGGATGCGGCGCGCGGCTACCTCGATGTCAACTGCGCGCATTGCCACCGTCCCGGTGCGGGCGCGTCCAATTCCGGCCTCGATCTGCGGTGGGAACAGTCGGCGCCCGAGGCGCTGGGAATCATGAAACGGCCGGTTGCGGCAGGACGCGGCGCGGGCAACCTTCTGTTCGACATCGTGCCCGGCAAGCCGCAGGAATCGATCCTGGCTCATCGCATGGCCAGCACGGAAGGCGGGGTGGCGATGCCCGAATTGGGCAAATCCACGGTGGACAAGGAAGGACTGCAGGCGGTCGAACGCTGGATCGCCAGCCTGTGAAGCGCGTATTGGCTGGCCTGGCGGCGCTGGCGGCGCTGGCTGCGCTGCTGCTGGCGCTGTTCCTGATCTTCCGAACCCCCGACACCGATCCCGCCGCGATGCGGGCCA is part of the Altererythrobacter sp. TH136 genome and harbors:
- a CDS encoding sigma-54 dependent transcriptional regulator, whose amino-acid sequence is MTEDDDRLLMLIDDEPAQSRLISALAAREGWRTLVVTDAETAIATLGTRQGMQLSAIILDQWVPGDDACQLIEELKARRPALPVLMLTASASPLLAVEAMRAGATDYLIKPVAPDRLMQALRSATKRESPRDELQPLTEKLGQVLDFDAMIGNAPNFRAALAKAAKTARGHGNVLIEGESGSGKEMLVRAMHAASPRAKAPFRLINARAVPTNSIESVLFGHEPNAFPGAFERQIGALQQCDGGTLLLDEVDRLPLDLQERLAEVLATGVVRPVGARHGFRIDLRVLSASNLPVGALGTAGYFHPALHEVLAPVTITLPPLRERTGDIPALARHFLARIGEQPGLRKLTITDGALSLLAAFDWPGNVRQLQTVLFRAAVFCDGDALTADCFPQLSDMLGQPADLRDPRHEGVGVMLYTADGNLRPLDEIEADVIRLAIGHYRGRMTEVARRLGIGRSTLYRKLGDLGIDNAA
- a CDS encoding aa3-type cytochrome c oxidase subunit IV, which translates into the protein MAAGNDMKAHRGTYGSFIALLKWSVPLLAAIAAIVVLIIAS
- a CDS encoding NAD(P) transhydrogenase subunit alpha, with translation MRIAVLRETAPAETRVALTPETARKFIALGATVAVESGAGIAASITDAAYAEAGVQVGDTAQTMSGADIVMAVQAPDPAALAGANPGALVAATFDPFGRRERVDAYAAAGFEALAMEFMPRITRAQSMDVLSSQSNLAGYKAVIAAADVYGRAFPMMMTAAGTVQAAKVFVMGVGVAGLQAIATARRLGAQVSATDVRSATREQIQSLGAKPVFVENVAGIEGEGSGGYATEMSAEYQQAQAGLVSGHLAKQDIVVTTALIPGRAAPRLISDAQIATMKPGSVIFDLAVAQGGNVEGSVADQMVEKHGVKIIGFANTPATVPADASALYARNLYNFLSAFWDKDQGRPVLDAEIGDAVRLTRGGAVVNERLLERGA
- a CDS encoding NAD(P) transhydrogenase subunit alpha, which gives rise to MDFVAILSIFVLACFVGYYVVWSVTPALHTPLMAVTNAISSVIIVGALIASAAAGSFSSKWLGLAAVALASVNIFGGFAVTARMLAMYKKKDR
- a CDS encoding NAD(P)(+) transhydrogenase (Re/Si-specific) subunit beta — translated: MTLQPVRTADLSIVADAAHAVNPWVALAYLAAGVLFILALRGLSSPATSQRGNRFGMAGMLIAVVTTLVTHVPYSDMCAGGAVATAGDEFRLCQDVLRVDWVTVAEIIAAIALGGAVGWIIARRIAMTAMPQLVAAFHSLVGLAAVLVAVAAFLNPGAFGILGMDGNILRVSRIEMLLGAAIGAITFSGSVIAFAKLNGNMSGKPILLPGRHTINLGALVAILGLTGAYMLTADAGPGEGALFWIVLALAFAIGFLLIIPIGGADMPVVVSMLNSYSGWAAAAMGFTLHNTAMIITGALVGSSGAILSYIMCRAMNRSFISVIAGGFGADAAVAGEAKEQRPYKSGSAEDAAYMLEQAEKVIIIPGYGMAVAQAQHALREMGDKLKAKGVEVKYAIHPVAGRMPGHMNVLLAEAQVPYDEVFELEDINSEFSQADVAFVIGANDVVNPAAKTDKSSPIYGMPVFDVGNAKQVFFIKRSMGGVGYAGVDNDVFYLDQTMMLLADAKKMVENIVKALD
- a CDS encoding parallel beta-helix domain-containing protein, whose translation is MRMTPIAILALATAAAPALAATHTIAPGDGAQERLQEALITAQPGDEVVLGAGRFALEDGLSLDVDNVTVRGAGMNATVLDFTSQKGSGEGLLVTSDKVTLRDFAVENPKGDGIKSKGADDIVYQRVRVTWTGGPKETNGAYGLYPVESTGVLIAECEVSGASDAGIYVGQSKAITVRGNVARFNVAGIEIENSRDALVEANYVTGNTGGILVFDLPSLPVMGGGNTVVRDNLVAGNTTANFAPKGNIVAGVRRGTGVMVMANDGVLIEGNTILDNPTAPVMVVAYPMPFTDTTYNPYPRNVTVGVNRVDAGGTDPQFEGKEQLLAAFGGALPPVLWDGLAQPGTTALRVDPSIKGWTLGLSGQGQGLDVTNIKPGPLQVSAPDGAQVLTGYGAPASLEARLAT
- a CDS encoding SO2930 family diheme c-type cytochrome; this translates as MIRNAVLGLALLSAAAAVTHAAAPVAVPNDAAITGDGSPKTLSEFGFFADAAAQTPAARVTGYRLNTPLWSDGAEKLRFVYLPAGAQARADGENLLQLPVGAALIKTFAFEENGRRRLIETRVLLHRDSGWVALPYLWNAEQTEAKLALAGARVPVTTPAGDAIEYRVPNKNQCKDCHGLNGAVIPIGPKARNLSAAWLKDFAASGMLDDAPQVSRPLPVWENHAAATAADAARGYLDVNCAHCHRPGAGASNSGLDLRWEQSAPEALGIMKRPVAAGRGAGNLLFDIVPGKPQESILAHRMASTEGGVAMPELGKSTVDKEGLQAVERWIASL